One genomic region from Chionomys nivalis chromosome 17, mChiNiv1.1, whole genome shotgun sequence encodes:
- the Polr3h gene encoding DNA-directed RNA polymerase III subunit RPC8, translating to MFVLVEMVDTVRIPPWQFERKLNDSVAEELNKKLANKVVYNVGLCICLFDITKLEDAYVFPGDGASHTKVHFRYVVFHPFLDEILIGKIKGCSPEGVHVSLGFFDDILIPPESLQQPAKFDEAEQVWVWEYETEEGAHDLYMDTGEEIRFRVVDESFVDTSPTGPSSAEAASSSEELPKKEAPYTLVGSISEPGLGLLSWWTSN from the exons ATGTTCGTCCTGGTGGAGATGGTGGACACCGTGCGCATACCACCGTGGCAGTTTGAGCGGAAGCTCAACGACTCTGTTGCCGAGGAGCTGAACAAGAAATTAGCTAATAAG gtCGTGTACAACGTGGGACTCTGCATCTGTCTGTTTGATATCACCAAGCTTGAAGATGCCTATGTATTCCCAGGGGACGGAGCCTCACACACCAAAG TCCATTTCCGATATGTGGTGTTCCACCCATTCCTGGACGAAATCCTCATTGGAAAGATCAAAGGCTGCAGCCCAGAGGGTGTGCACG TCTCTTTGGGGTTCTTCGATGACATTCTCATCCCCCCCGAGTCACTGCAGCAGCCTGCCAAATT TGACGAGGCGGAACAAGTCTGGGTGTGGGAGTATGAGACCGAGGAAGGAGCTCATGACCTGTACATGGACACTGGTGAGGAGATCCGCTTCAGGGTAGTGGATGAGAGCTTTGTGGACACGTCCCCCACAGGACCTAGCTCAGCTGAGGCTGCCTCTTCCAGTGAGGAGTTGCCAAAGAAGGAAGCGCCGTACACGCTTGTG GGATCTATCAGTGAGCCAGGCCTGGGCCTTCTCTCCTGGTGGACCAGCAATTAG